The following are encoded together in the Citrobacter arsenatis genome:
- a CDS encoding acetyltransferase produces MTLTIRRSRQDEGDKLVSIWCRSVDATHHFLSADYRIELEELVRSFLPEAPLWVAVTEKDEPVAFMLLTDKHIDALFVDPDVRGSGVGKLLIEHALSLTSTLTTDVNEQNDQAVGFYKKMGFKVTGRTEVDDLGRPYPLLKLVLG; encoded by the coding sequence ATGACCCTTACCATTCGTCGTTCGCGTCAGGACGAAGGAGATAAGTTAGTTTCTATTTGGTGTCGCTCGGTGGATGCCACGCACCATTTCCTCTCTGCTGATTATCGGATTGAGCTGGAGGAGCTGGTACGTTCATTTTTGCCAGAAGCTCCGCTCTGGGTTGCGGTAACGGAAAAGGATGAGCCAGTCGCCTTTATGCTGCTGACCGACAAGCACATAGATGCATTGTTTGTCGATCCAGATGTGCGTGGTAGTGGCGTTGGTAAGCTGCTGATCGAACATGCTTTATCGTTAACATCGACACTGACAACTGACGTTAACGAACAAAATGATCAAGCGGTGGGGTTTTATAAGAAGATGGGCTTTAAAGTGACGGGACGTACAGAGGTGGACGATCTCGGACGACCGTATCCGCTACTGAAACTGGTGCTCGGGTAA
- the metA gene encoding homoserine O-acetyltransferase MetA: MPIRVQDELPAVNFLREENVFVMTTSRASGQEIRPLKVLILNLMPKKIETENQFLRLLSNSPLQVDVQLLRIDARESRNTPTEHLNNFYCNFEDICDQNFDGLIVTGAPLGLVEFNDVAYWPQIKQVLEWAKDHVTSTLFVCWAVQAALNILYGIPKQTRTDKLSGVYEHHILHPHALLTRGFDDAFLAPHSRYADFPAALIRDYTDLEIFAETEEGDAYLFASKDKRIAFVTGHPEYDAHTLGSEYFRDVEAGLTPEVPYNYFPKDDPQNKPRATWRSHGNLLFTNWLNYYVYQITPYDLRHMNPTLD, encoded by the coding sequence ATGCCAATTCGCGTGCAGGACGAGCTACCCGCCGTCAATTTCTTGCGTGAGGAAAACGTCTTTGTGATGACGACATCCCGCGCTTCCGGTCAGGAAATTCGTCCACTGAAGGTGCTCATCCTCAACCTGATGCCCAAGAAGATTGAAACGGAAAACCAGTTCTTGCGTTTACTCTCTAACTCACCGCTACAGGTAGATGTTCAGCTATTGCGCATCGATGCCCGCGAGTCACGCAACACCCCAACGGAGCATCTGAATAATTTCTACTGTAATTTCGAGGATATCTGCGATCAGAACTTTGACGGATTGATCGTGACCGGCGCACCGTTGGGCCTGGTTGAATTTAATGATGTGGCTTACTGGCCACAGATTAAGCAAGTGCTTGAATGGGCGAAAGATCATGTTACCTCGACGCTATTTGTCTGCTGGGCGGTGCAAGCCGCGTTGAATATCCTGTACGGAATTCCCAAGCAAACCCGCACGGACAAACTCTCCGGCGTCTATGAGCACCATATTCTGCACCCTCATGCACTGCTGACGCGTGGATTCGATGATGCGTTCCTGGCCCCGCATTCACGCTATGCTGATTTCCCAGCCGCGCTTATCCGCGACTATACCGATCTCGAGATTTTTGCCGAAACGGAAGAGGGCGATGCCTACCTGTTCGCCAGTAAAGATAAACGCATTGCCTTTGTGACGGGTCATCCAGAGTATGACGCGCACACGCTTGGTAGCGAATATTTTCGTGACGTCGAAGCGGGCTTAACGCCGGAAGTACCCTATAACTATTTCCCGAAAGATGATCCGCAAAACAAACCACGGGCAACCTGGCGTAGCCACGGCAATTTGTTGTTTACCAACTGGCTTAACTATTACGTCTACCAGATCACGCCATATGATCTGCGTCACATGAATCCAACGCTGGATTAA
- the aceB gene encoding malate synthase A, with protein sequence MNQQATTTDELVFTKPRGEQEQQILTAEAVEFLTELVTRFTPKRNKLLAARIQQQQDIDDGKLPGFISETASIREGDWKIRGIPDDLLDRRVEITGPVERKMVINALNANVKVFMADFEDSLAPEWSKVIDGQINLRDAINGTISYTNEAGKIYQLKPNPALLVCRVRGLHLPEKHVTWRGESIPGSLFDFALYFFHNYKTLLAKGSGPYFYLPKTQAWQEAAWWSEVFSYAEDRFNLPRGTIKATLLIETLPAVFQMDEILHALRDHIVGLNCGRWDYIFSYIKTLKNHPDRVLPDRQVVTMDKPFLSAYSRLLIKTCHKRGAFAMGGMAAFIPSKDAERNNQVLTKVKADKALEANNGHDGTWIAHPGLADTAMAVFNDVLGENKNQLFVTREDDAPITAEQLLAPCEGERTEEGMRANIRVAVQYIEAWISGNGCVPIYGLMEDAATAEISRTSIWQWIHHQKTLSNGKPVTKPLFRQMLAEEMLVIQDELGEHRYSSGRFDDAARLMEQITTSDELIDFLTLPGYRLLA encoded by the coding sequence ATGAATCAACAGGCAACGACAACCGATGAACTGGTCTTCACCAAGCCGCGTGGCGAACAGGAACAGCAAATTCTGACCGCTGAAGCGGTGGAGTTTCTGACTGAACTGGTGACAAGATTTACGCCAAAGCGGAATAAACTTCTGGCTGCACGTATCCAGCAGCAGCAGGATATTGATGACGGTAAGTTGCCTGGTTTTATTTCGGAAACGGCTTCCATTCGTGAAGGTGACTGGAAAATTCGCGGAATTCCTGATGACTTACTGGATCGCCGCGTAGAGATTACCGGGCCGGTTGAGCGCAAGATGGTCATCAACGCGCTTAACGCGAACGTCAAAGTCTTTATGGCTGATTTTGAAGATTCGCTGGCTCCTGAGTGGAGCAAAGTTATCGACGGGCAGATCAACCTGCGCGATGCGATCAATGGCACCATTAGCTACACCAATGAAGCGGGTAAAATTTATCAGCTCAAACCTAACCCGGCCCTGTTGGTATGTCGCGTTCGTGGTCTGCACCTGCCGGAAAAACACGTCACCTGGCGTGGCGAATCTATCCCAGGCAGTCTGTTCGACTTTGCCCTCTATTTCTTCCACAACTACAAAACGTTGCTGGCAAAAGGCAGCGGCCCTTATTTCTATCTGCCCAAAACGCAGGCCTGGCAAGAAGCGGCATGGTGGAGCGAAGTGTTCAGCTATGCAGAGGACCGTTTTAACCTGCCGCGTGGCACCATTAAAGCGACCTTGTTGATTGAAACGCTGCCGGCCGTTTTCCAGATGGACGAAATCCTGCACGCACTGCGCGACCACATTGTTGGCCTGAACTGTGGCCGCTGGGACTACATTTTCAGCTATATCAAAACGCTGAAGAACCATCCGGATCGCGTGCTGCCGGACCGTCAGGTGGTGACGATGGATAAGCCATTCCTGAGCGCCTACTCACGTCTGCTGATTAAAACCTGTCATAAACGCGGCGCGTTCGCGATGGGCGGTATGGCGGCGTTCATTCCCAGCAAAGATGCGGAACGTAACAACCAGGTTCTGACCAAGGTAAAAGCGGACAAAGCGCTGGAAGCGAATAACGGTCATGACGGCACATGGATTGCCCATCCTGGACTGGCAGATACCGCTATGGCGGTGTTCAACGACGTACTCGGTGAAAACAAAAATCAGCTGTTCGTAACCCGTGAAGATGATGCGCCGATTACCGCGGAACAACTGCTGGCACCTTGTGAAGGTGAGCGTACTGAAGAAGGTATGCGCGCCAACATCCGTGTCGCGGTGCAGTACATCGAAGCGTGGATCTCCGGTAACGGCTGCGTACCGATTTACGGTCTGATGGAAGATGCAGCCACCGCCGAAATCTCCCGTACCTCCATCTGGCAGTGGATCCATCACCAGAAGACGCTCAGCAACGGCAAGCCGGTTACCAAGCCGCTGTTCCGTCAGATGCTGGCCGAAGAGATGCTGGTGATTCAGGACGAGCTGGGCGAGCACCGCTACAGCAGCGGGCGTTTTGACGATGCCGCACGCCTGATGGAGCAAATCACTACCTCTGATGAACTGATCGATTTCTTGACCCTGCCAGGCTACCGCCTGCTGGCGTAA
- the aceA gene encoding isocitrate lyase, producing the protein MKNRTQQIEELQKEWTQPRWEGITRPYSAEEVVKLRGSVNPECTLAQLGAAKMWRLLHGESKKGYINSLGALTGGQALQQAKAGIEAVYLSGWQVAADANLASSMYPDQSLYPANSVPAVVDRINNTFRRADQIQWSTGIEPNDPRYVDYFLPIVADAEAGFGGVLNAFELMKSMIEAGAAAVHFEDQLASVKKCGHMGGKVLVPTQEAIQKLVAARLAADVMGVPTLVIARTDADAADLITSDCDPYDSAFITGERTSEGFYRTHAGIEQAISRGLAYAPYADLVWCETSTPDLELAKRFADAIHAKFPGKLLAYNCSPSFNWQKNLDDKTIASFQQQLSDMGYKYQFITLAGIHSMWFNMFDLAHSYAQGEGMRHYVEKVQQPEFAAAKDGYTFVSHQQEVGTGYFDKVTTIIQGGASSVTALTGSTEESQF; encoded by the coding sequence ATGAAAAACCGTACTCAACAAATCGAAGAATTACAGAAAGAATGGACTCAACCGCGCTGGGAAGGCATCACCCGTCCATATAGCGCGGAGGAAGTGGTGAAATTACGTGGCTCGGTTAACCCGGAATGCACGCTGGCTCAGCTTGGCGCGGCAAAAATGTGGCGTCTGCTGCACGGCGAATCGAAGAAAGGTTATATCAACAGCCTCGGCGCGCTGACCGGCGGTCAGGCGCTGCAGCAGGCGAAAGCCGGTATTGAAGCGGTCTACCTTTCAGGCTGGCAGGTGGCGGCAGATGCCAACCTGGCATCCAGCATGTACCCGGACCAGTCGCTGTATCCGGCGAACTCTGTCCCGGCGGTGGTGGACAGGATCAACAACACATTCCGTCGTGCCGATCAGATCCAGTGGTCAACCGGTATTGAGCCGAACGATCCGCGCTATGTAGATTATTTCCTGCCGATCGTTGCCGATGCCGAAGCGGGCTTTGGCGGGGTGCTGAACGCGTTTGAACTGATGAAATCGATGATTGAGGCCGGTGCAGCGGCCGTTCACTTCGAAGATCAGCTCGCATCGGTGAAAAAATGTGGTCACATGGGCGGCAAAGTGCTGGTGCCAACCCAGGAAGCTATCCAGAAATTGGTGGCAGCCCGTCTGGCTGCCGACGTGATGGGCGTCCCGACGTTGGTGATTGCGCGTACCGATGCTGACGCAGCCGATCTGATTACGTCTGATTGCGACCCATACGACAGCGCGTTCATCACCGGCGAACGTACCAGCGAAGGCTTCTACCGCACGCATGCGGGCATTGAGCAGGCGATCAGTCGTGGCCTGGCGTACGCACCGTATGCGGATCTGGTGTGGTGTGAAACCTCCACGCCGGACCTCGAACTGGCGAAGCGTTTTGCCGATGCGATTCACGCGAAATTCCCAGGCAAGCTGCTGGCCTACAACTGCTCGCCGTCGTTTAACTGGCAGAAAAACCTGGATGACAAAACCATTGCCAGCTTCCAGCAGCAGCTGTCGGATATGGGGTACAAATACCAGTTCATTACCCTGGCGGGTATCCACAGCATGTGGTTCAACATGTTCGACCTCGCGCACTCCTATGCGCAGGGTGAAGGCATGCGTCACTATGTTGAGAAGGTCCAGCAGCCAGAATTTGCGGCGGCTAAAGACGGTTACACCTTCGTATCTCATCAGCAGGAAGTGGGGACAGGCTACTTCGATAAAGTCACCACCATCATTCAGGGCGGTGCTTCTTCGGTGACCGCGCTTACCGGCTCGACCGAAGAATCGCAGTTTTGA
- the aceK gene encoding bifunctional isocitrate dehydrogenase kinase/phosphatase, which translates to MTRGLELLIAQTILQGFDAQYGRFLEVTSGAQQRFEHADWHAVQQAMKSRIHLYDHHVGLVVEQLRCITDGKSTNADFLLRVKEHYTRLLPDYPRFEIAESFFNSVYCRLFDHRSLTPERLFIFSSQPERRFRTIPRPLAKDFFPDTGWEWLLTRVLSDLPLRLPWQNKHRDIHYIIEHLTETLGADVLPGCHLQVANELFYRNKAAWLVGKLITPSGTLPFLLPIHRTDEGELFVDTCLTTTAEASIVFGFARSYFMVYAPLPAALVEWLREILPGKTTAELYMAIGCQKHAKTESYREYLLYLAHCDEQFIEAPGIRGMVMLVFTLPGFDRVFKIIKDKFAPQKEMSAAHVRACYQLVKEHDRVGRMADTQEFENFVLDKRQIDPALMALLLQEAPEKITDLGDQIVIRHLYIERRMVPLNIWLEQVEGQQLRDAIEEYGNAIRQLAAANIFPGDMLFKNFGVTRHGHVVFYDYDEICYMTEVNFRHIPPPRYPEDEMSAEPWYSVSPGDVFPEEFRHWLCADPRIGPLFEEMHADLFSADYWRSLQTRIREGHVEDVYAYRRRQRFSVRYETDRRPDKALAPPSGNVRRA; encoded by the coding sequence ATGACGCGTGGCCTGGAATTACTGATTGCTCAGACTATCTTGCAAGGTTTTGACGCCCAGTACGGGCGTTTTCTGGAAGTCACCTCTGGCGCGCAGCAGCGTTTTGAACATGCCGACTGGCATGCGGTTCAGCAGGCGATGAAAAGCCGTATTCACCTTTACGATCATCACGTAGGTCTGGTGGTGGAGCAGTTGCGCTGCATTACTGACGGCAAAAGTACCAACGCGGATTTTTTACTTCGCGTGAAAGAGCATTACACCCGGCTTCTGCCGGATTACCCACGCTTCGAGATTGCGGAGAGTTTCTTTAACTCCGTTTACTGCCGGTTATTTGACCACCGCTCGCTGACTCCCGAGCGGCTGTTTATTTTCAGTTCCCAGCCAGAGCGCCGTTTTCGCACGATCCCACGCCCGCTGGCGAAAGACTTTTTTCCCGATACCGGCTGGGAGTGGTTGCTAACGCGCGTCCTCAGCGATCTGCCCCTGCGCCTGCCGTGGCAGAACAAACATCGTGATATCCACTACATCATTGAACACCTGACCGAAACCTTGGGAGCGGATGTACTTCCGGGCTGCCATTTACAGGTGGCGAACGAACTGTTTTATCGCAACAAGGCCGCCTGGCTGGTCGGGAAGCTGATTACCCCTTCCGGGACGCTGCCGTTTTTACTGCCAATCCACCGAACTGACGAAGGCGAATTGTTTGTCGATACCTGTCTGACCACGACAGCAGAGGCGAGTATTGTGTTTGGCTTTGCCCGCTCTTACTTTATGGTTTACGCTCCGCTGCCCGCGGCGTTAGTGGAGTGGCTGCGCGAGATCCTGCCCGGTAAAACCACCGCCGAATTGTATATGGCGATTGGCTGTCAGAAACACGCGAAGACCGAAAGTTACCGCGAGTATCTGCTCTATCTCGCCCATTGCGATGAGCAATTTATCGAAGCGCCGGGGATCCGCGGCATGGTGATGCTGGTGTTTACCCTGCCGGGCTTTGATCGGGTATTCAAAATTATCAAAGACAAATTTGCCCCGCAAAAAGAGATGTCTGCCGCCCACGTCCGCGCCTGTTATCAGCTGGTCAAAGAGCACGATCGTGTTGGACGGATGGCTGATACCCAGGAATTCGAGAACTTTGTGCTGGATAAACGGCAAATCGATCCGGCGCTGATGGCGCTGTTATTGCAGGAAGCCCCGGAAAAAATTACCGATCTTGGCGATCAGATTGTCATTCGCCATCTGTATATCGAACGACGGATGGTGCCGCTGAATATCTGGCTGGAGCAGGTTGAAGGTCAGCAACTGCGCGATGCCATTGAAGAGTACGGCAACGCTATTCGTCAGCTGGCCGCCGCCAATATTTTCCCCGGCGATATGCTGTTTAAGAACTTCGGCGTGACCCGTCACGGGCACGTGGTGTTCTACGATTACGATGAAATTTGCTACATGACGGAGGTGAATTTCCGCCATATCCCACCGCCACGCTACCCGGAAGATGAGATGAGCGCTGAGCCGTGGTACAGCGTATCGCCGGGGGATGTTTTCCCGGAAGAATTTCGTCACTGGCTTTGTGCTGACCCGCGTATCGGGCCGTTATTTGAAGAGATGCATGCCGACCTGTTCAGCGCCGACTACTGGCGGAGTCTGCAAACGCGGATCCGTGAAGGGCACGTGGAAGACGTTTACGCCTACCGTCGTCGGCAGCGGTTCAGCGTGCGTTATGAAACTGACCGTAGACCGGATAAGGCGCTTGCTCCGCCATCCGGCAATGTACGCCGTGCCTGA
- the iclR gene encoding glyoxylate bypass operon transcriptional repressor IclR: protein MVATIPAKRGRKPAAATAPATGQVQSLTRGLKLLEWIAESNGSVALTELAQQAGLPNSTTHRLLTTMQQQGFVRQVGELGHWAVGAHAFIVGSSFLQSRNLLAIVHPILRKLMEDSGETVNLAVLDQSDHQAIIIDQVQCTQLMRMSAPIGGKLPMHASGAGKAFLSQLSEEQVTGLLHRKGLHAYTHATLVSPVHLKEDLAQTRKRGYSFDDEEHALGLRCVASCIYDEHREPFAAISISGPISRITDDRVTEFGAMAIKAAKEVTLAYGGFR, encoded by the coding sequence ATGGTTGCCACAATCCCCGCGAAACGCGGTAGAAAACCCGCCGCTGCTACTGCGCCTGCAACCGGGCAAGTTCAGTCTCTGACCCGCGGCCTGAAGCTATTGGAGTGGATTGCGGAATCCAACGGCAGCGTGGCGCTAACCGAGCTGGCGCAGCAGGCCGGCCTGCCAAACTCCACAACTCACCGTTTGTTGACCACCATGCAGCAGCAGGGTTTTGTCCGTCAGGTGGGCGAATTAGGCCACTGGGCCGTGGGCGCACATGCGTTCATCGTCGGCAGCAGCTTTTTACAAAGCCGTAATTTGCTGGCGATTGTTCATCCGATTCTGCGCAAGCTGATGGAAGACTCCGGTGAGACGGTAAACCTGGCCGTGCTGGATCAAAGCGACCATCAGGCCATTATTATCGACCAGGTGCAGTGCACCCAACTGATGCGCATGTCCGCGCCTATCGGCGGCAAACTGCCGATGCACGCCTCCGGCGCGGGTAAGGCGTTTTTATCCCAGTTGAGCGAAGAACAAGTGACTGGCCTGCTGCACCGCAAAGGCCTACATGCTTATACACACGCCACACTGGTGTCGCCAGTGCATCTGAAAGAGGATTTAGCCCAGACGCGCAAGCGCGGCTATTCCTTTGATGATGAGGAACATGCGCTGGGCCTGCGCTGTGTGGCGTCGTGCATTTATGACGAGCACCGCGAGCCGTTCGCCGCCATCTCCATTTCAGGGCCGATTTCGCGCATTACCGACGATCGCGTGACCGAGTTTGGTGCCATGGCGATCAAAGCGGCGAAAGAAGTGACGCTGGCTTACGGCGGTTTTCGCTAA
- the metH gene encoding methionine synthase yields MSSKVEQLRQQLNERILVLDGGMGTMIQGYRLSEEDFRGERFADWPCDLKGNNDLLVLSKPEVIAAIHNAYFEAGADIIETNTFNSTTIAMADYQMESLSAEINFTAAKLARAAADEWTARTPEKPRYVAGVLGPTNRTASISPDVNDPAYRNITFDQLVAAYRESTKALVEGGSDLILIETVFDTLNAKAAIFAVKTEFEALGVELPIMLSGTITDASGRTLSGQTTEAFYNSLRHADALTFGLNCALGPDELRQYVQELSRIAECYVTAHPNAGLPNAFGEYDLDADTMAAQIREWAEAGFLNIVGGCCGTTPEHIAAMSRAVDGLPPRRLPEIPVACRLSGLEPLNIGDDSLFVNVGERTNVTGSAKFKRLIKEEKYSEALDVARQQVESGAQIIDINMDEGMLDAEAAMVRFLNLIAGEPDIARVPIMIDSSKWEVIEKGLKCIQGKGIVNSISMKEGVEIFIHHAKLLRRYGAAVVVMAFDEQGQADTRARKIEICRRAYKILTEEVGFPPEDIIFDPNIFAVATGIDEHNNYAQDFIGACEDIKRELPHALISGGVSNVSFSFRGNDPVREAIHAVFLYYAIRNGMDMGIVNAGQLAIYDDLPAELRDAVEDVILNRRDDGTERLLELAEKYRGSKTDDTANAQMAEWRTWDVKKRLEYSLVKGITEFIELDTEEARQQATRPIEVIEGPLMDGMNVVGDLFGEGKMFLPQVVKSARVMKQAVAYLEPYIEASKEKGSSNGKMVIATVKGDVHDIGKNIVGVVLQCNNYEIVDLGVMVPAEKILRTAREVNADLIGLSGLITPSLDEMVNVAKEMERQGFTIPLLIGGATTSKAHTAVKIEQNYSGPTVYVQNASRTVGVVAALLSDTQRDDFVARTRKEYETVRIQHARKKPRTPPVTLAAARENDLAFDWENYTPPVAHRLGVQEVEASIETLRNYIDWTPFFMTWSLAGKYPRILEDEVVGEEAKRLFKDANDMLDKLSAEKTLNPRGVVGLFPANRVGDDIEIYRDETRTHVINVSHHLRQQTEKVGFANYCLSDFVAPKLSGKADYIGAFAVTGGLEEDALADAFEAQHDDYNKIMVKAIADRLAEAFAEYLHERVRKVYWGYAANENLSNEELIRENYQGIRPAPGYPACPEHTEKATIWELLDVEAHTGMKLTESFAMWPGASVSGWYFSHPDSKYYAVAQIQRDQVEDYALRKGMSVAEVERWLAPNLGYDAD; encoded by the coding sequence GTGAGCAGCAAAGTAGAACAATTACGTCAGCAGTTAAATGAACGTATTCTGGTGCTGGACGGCGGTATGGGCACCATGATCCAAGGATATCGCCTGAGCGAAGAGGATTTCCGCGGCGAACGCTTTGCCGACTGGCCGTGCGATCTGAAAGGCAACAACGACCTGTTGGTGCTCAGCAAACCGGAGGTGATCGCCGCCATTCATAACGCCTACTTTGAGGCGGGCGCGGATATCATCGAAACCAACACCTTTAACTCCACGACTATCGCCATGGCGGATTACCAGATGGAATCCCTGTCGGCGGAAATCAACTTTACGGCGGCCAAGCTGGCGCGTGCGGCGGCAGACGAATGGACGGCGCGCACGCCGGAAAAACCGCGCTACGTCGCGGGCGTGCTCGGCCCAACCAACCGTACGGCGTCTATCTCTCCTGACGTTAACGATCCGGCTTACCGCAACATTACCTTTGATCAGCTGGTGGCCGCCTACCGTGAATCCACCAAAGCGCTGGTGGAAGGCGGCAGTGATCTTATTCTGATTGAAACCGTCTTCGATACCCTGAATGCTAAAGCCGCTATTTTCGCGGTTAAAACCGAATTCGAAGCGCTGGGCGTTGAGCTACCGATTATGCTCTCCGGCACCATCACCGATGCTTCCGGGCGTACGCTCTCTGGGCAGACTACCGAAGCGTTCTACAACTCCCTGCGCCACGCCGATGCGCTGACCTTCGGTCTGAACTGTGCCTTAGGTCCGGACGAGCTGCGCCAGTACGTGCAGGAGCTGTCGCGCATTGCCGAATGCTACGTCACCGCGCACCCGAACGCCGGGCTGCCGAACGCCTTCGGTGAGTACGATCTCGATGCCGACACCATGGCGGCGCAGATTCGCGAGTGGGCTGAGGCCGGTTTCCTGAATATCGTCGGCGGCTGCTGCGGCACCACTCCGGAACACATCGCCGCCATGAGCCGCGCGGTGGATGGCTTGCCGCCGCGCCGCTTGCCGGAAATCCCGGTTGCCTGCCGCCTGTCCGGCCTTGAGCCGCTGAATATTGGCGACGACAGCCTGTTTGTGAACGTCGGCGAGCGTACCAACGTCACCGGTTCGGCGAAATTTAAGCGCCTGATCAAAGAAGAGAAATACAGCGAAGCGCTGGATGTCGCCCGCCAGCAGGTGGAAAGCGGCGCGCAGATTATTGATATCAACATGGATGAAGGGATGCTCGACGCCGAAGCGGCAATGGTGCGTTTCCTCAACCTGATCGCCGGTGAGCCGGATATCGCCCGCGTACCGATTATGATCGACTCCTCGAAATGGGAGGTTATCGAAAAAGGGCTGAAGTGCATTCAGGGTAAAGGCATCGTTAACTCCATCTCGATGAAAGAGGGTGTTGAGATCTTTATCCATCACGCGAAGCTGCTGCGCCGCTACGGTGCCGCCGTGGTGGTGATGGCTTTTGACGAGCAGGGGCAGGCCGACACTCGCGCGCGTAAAATCGAGATTTGCCGTCGCGCCTACAAGATTCTAACTGAAGAGGTGGGCTTCCCGCCGGAAGACATCATCTTCGATCCGAACATCTTTGCCGTCGCAACCGGTATTGATGAACACAACAACTACGCACAGGACTTTATCGGCGCCTGTGAAGACATCAAACGCGAACTGCCGCATGCGCTGATCTCCGGCGGCGTCTCTAACGTTTCATTCTCATTCCGTGGTAACGACCCGGTACGTGAAGCCATTCACGCGGTATTCCTCTACTACGCCATTCGCAACGGCATGGACATGGGGATCGTCAACGCCGGACAGCTGGCAATTTACGACGACCTGCCCGCCGAGCTGCGAGATGCGGTTGAAGATGTGATCCTTAACCGCCGTGACGATGGCACTGAACGACTGCTGGAGCTGGCTGAGAAATATCGCGGCAGTAAAACCGACGACACGGCGAATGCCCAGATGGCAGAGTGGCGCACCTGGGACGTGAAAAAGCGCCTCGAATACTCGCTGGTGAAAGGTATTACCGAGTTTATTGAGCTGGATACCGAAGAGGCGCGCCAGCAGGCTACGCGCCCGATCGAGGTTATTGAAGGACCGCTGATGGACGGCATGAACGTGGTCGGCGACCTGTTCGGTGAGGGCAAAATGTTCCTGCCGCAGGTGGTGAAATCCGCCCGCGTGATGAAGCAGGCGGTGGCGTACCTCGAACCCTACATTGAGGCCAGCAAAGAGAAAGGCTCCAGCAATGGCAAGATGGTCATCGCGACCGTGAAGGGCGATGTGCACGATATCGGCAAAAACATCGTCGGCGTGGTGCTGCAATGCAACAACTACGAAATCGTCGATCTTGGCGTGATGGTGCCCGCGGAGAAAATCCTCAGAACGGCGCGTGAAGTGAATGCCGACTTGATCGGTCTTTCCGGGCTGATTACCCCGTCGCTGGACGAAATGGTCAACGTGGCGAAAGAGATGGAGCGTCAGGGCTTCACTATTCCACTGCTGATTGGCGGCGCGACCACCTCAAAAGCGCACACCGCGGTGAAAATTGAGCAGAACTACAGCGGTCCGACGGTTTACGTGCAGAACGCCTCGCGTACCGTTGGCGTCGTGGCTGCGCTGCTCTCTGACACCCAGCGTGATGACTTTGTCGCCCGTACGCGTAAAGAGTATGAAACCGTACGTATCCAGCATGCGCGCAAGAAACCGCGTACCCCGCCGGTGACGCTGGCCGCCGCGCGTGAAAACGATCTGGCCTTCGACTGGGAAAACTACACGCCGCCGGTGGCGCACCGACTGGGCGTGCAGGAAGTTGAAGCCAGCATCGAAACGCTGCGCAACTACATTGACTGGACGCCGTTCTTTATGACCTGGTCGCTGGCCGGGAAATATCCACGCATTCTTGAAGATGAGGTGGTAGGAGAAGAGGCGAAGCGCCTGTTCAAAGACGCCAACGACATGCTGGATAAACTCAGCGCTGAGAAGACCCTGAACCCGCGCGGCGTGGTGGGTTTATTCCCGGCCAACCGCGTGGGTGATGACATCGAGATTTACCGTGACGAGACGCGTACGCACGTCATCAACGTGAGTCATCACCTGCGCCAGCAGACGGAAAAAGTCGGTTTCGCCAACTACTGCCTGTCTGACTTTGTTGCGCCGAAACTGAGCGGCAAAGCGGATTACATCGGTGCCTTTGCGGTTACCGGCGGTCTGGAGGAAGATGCGCTGGCGGACGCCTTCGAAGCCCAGCACGACGACTACAACAAGATTATGGTGAAAGCGATAGCCGATCGTCTGGCGGAAGCGTTCGCGGAATATCTGCACGAGCGCGTGCGTAAAGTTTACTGGGGCTATGCGGCGAATGAGAATCTCAGTAACGAGGAGCTGATCCGCGAAAACTACCAAGGAATCCGCCCAGCGCCGGGCTATCCGGCGTGCCCGGAACACACTGAAAAGGCCACCATCTGGGAGCTGCTGGACGTAGAGGCGCACACCGGGATGAAGCTCACCGAATCCTTCGCCATGTGGCCAGGCGCGTCGGTCTCTGGCTGGTATTTCAGTCATCCGGACAGCAAGTACTACGCCGTGGCGCAAATCCAGCGCGATCAGGTTGAAGATTATGCCTTACGTAAAGGCATGAGCGTGGCGGAAGTCGAACGTTGGTTAGCGCCAAACCTCGGCTACGACGCTGACTAA